In Nitrobacteraceae bacterium AZCC 1564, the following proteins share a genomic window:
- a CDS encoding membrane protein YqaA with SNARE-associated domain (product_source=COG1238; cog=COG1238; superfamily=81338; transmembrane_helix_parts=Inside_1_57,TMhelix_58_80,Outside_81_139,TMhelix_140_162,Inside_163_174,TMhelix_175_197,Outside_198_198) yields the protein MVHRAMLKKMYDWCIAAADKPYALWLMGAVSFAESSFFPVPPDVMLIPMSLARPQKAWLYALVCTITSVAGGVLGYAIGALLYDSVGQWLIQLYGYGEKVEAFRAAYAEYGAWIILLKGLTPIPYKIVTITSGFADYNLFLFVVLSVIARGGRFFFVAVLLNRYGTWIREAIEKRLGMWVSIGAGALIIGFIIAFRLF from the coding sequence ATGGTTCATCGCGCCATGCTGAAAAAAATGTATGACTGGTGTATCGCCGCCGCCGACAAGCCCTATGCCCTCTGGTTGATGGGAGCTGTCTCGTTCGCCGAAAGTTCGTTCTTTCCGGTCCCGCCGGATGTGATGTTGATTCCGATGTCGCTCGCGCGGCCGCAGAAGGCGTGGCTGTATGCGCTGGTTTGCACCATCACATCGGTCGCTGGTGGCGTGCTGGGTTACGCCATTGGGGCGCTGCTCTACGACTCCGTCGGGCAGTGGTTGATCCAGCTTTATGGCTACGGCGAAAAGGTCGAGGCATTTCGGGCGGCCTATGCTGAGTACGGGGCCTGGATCATCCTGCTCAAAGGCCTGACGCCCATTCCCTATAAAATCGTCACGATCACGTCGGGTTTCGCCGACTACAATCTGTTCCTGTTTGTGGTGCTCTCAGTCATTGCGCGGGGCGGGCGGTTTTTCTTCGTGGCGGTGCTGCTTAACCGTTATGGCACCTGGATTCGCGAAGCCATCGAGAAACGGCTCGGTATGTGGGTGAGCATTGGAGCAGGCGCCCTGATCATCGGTTTCATCATTGCCTTCAGGCTATTCTAG
- a CDS encoding hypothetical protein (product_source=Hypo-rule applied): MFKGLYKVEFETPRGKALGVVNAEDGKIRGGSSAFAYIGSFTENGHAFSGSVRSIRHTANPAHPSVFGFDEVNVNFQGAAKGDYAVCEGVSPDFPSLAFKAVLTRLAD; encoded by the coding sequence ATGTTCAAGGGTTTGTATAAGGTCGAATTCGAAACGCCGCGCGGAAAAGCGCTCGGTGTGGTCAACGCCGAAGATGGAAAAATTCGCGGCGGCAGTTCAGCGTTCGCTTACATCGGCTCCTTCACCGAGAATGGCCACGCTTTTTCGGGAAGCGTTCGCAGCATTCGACACACCGCCAACCCTGCACATCCGTCGGTCTTCGGCTTTGACGAAGTCAACGTCAATTTTCAGGGCGCAGCCAAAGGCGACTACGCGGTGTGCGAGGGTGTATCGCCCGATTTCCCCAGCTTGGCGTTCAAAGCCGTACTCACGAGGCTCGCTGATTGA
- a CDS encoding phosphoribosyl-ATP pyrophosphohydrolase (product_source=KO:K01523; cath_funfam=1.10.287.1080; cog=COG0140; ko=KO:K01523; pfam=PF01503; superfamily=101386; tigrfam=TIGR03188) has product MSDSLERLYRAVIAAKDLDPATSRTARLFQRGPAKMAKKLAEEAIEVVIDAVSGDPQAVVRESADLLYNLSVLWAAAGVKPQDVWDEMDRRERAQGIAEKLPKSPTKATAIKSRVVAPASDSAPKLKKAPVAPELAARRPIVARESGRLKKRR; this is encoded by the coding sequence ATGAGCGATTCGCTGGAACGGCTTTATCGAGCGGTAATTGCGGCCAAGGATCTCGATCCGGCGACGTCGCGAACCGCACGGCTGTTTCAACGCGGCCCGGCCAAGATGGCCAAGAAGCTTGCCGAGGAGGCCATCGAGGTCGTCATTGACGCCGTCAGCGGCGATCCGCAGGCGGTTGTCCGGGAAAGCGCGGACCTACTTTACAATCTTTCGGTGCTATGGGCCGCAGCCGGGGTTAAGCCTCAGGATGTGTGGGACGAGATGGACCGCCGCGAGCGGGCTCAGGGGATTGCCGAGAAGCTTCCCAAGTCGCCTACCAAGGCAACAGCGATCAAGTCCCGCGTTGTCGCGCCGGCTTCAGATTCCGCTCCGAAACTTAAAAAAGCCCCAGTGGCTCCCGAGCTTGCAGCCCGGCGACCAATTGTCGCGCGCGAAAGTGGCCGTCTAAAGAAACGGCGCTGA
- a CDS encoding hypothetical protein (product_source=Hypo-rule applied; cleavage_site_network=SignalP-noTM; superfamily=56235; transmembrane_helix_parts=Inside_1_12,TMhelix_13_32,Outside_33_70,TMhelix_71_88,Inside_89_100,TMhelix_101_123,Outside_124_135) — MFGPKISSFRRGVVLTTVAALTLGAIVPAAQARPAAPVAKDASTSPAVAGEATDFSARRRVARRHYRHNNAAGLAFMGLALGTIGTIVAEQRRRDYYRQHYFYGGSPYYGGHYYGGPAYYGYGVPPYDGDGYWDY; from the coding sequence ATGTTCGGACCGAAGATTTCTTCCTTCCGCAGAGGCGTGGTTCTGACGACCGTCGCAGCCCTGACTCTGGGCGCCATCGTCCCTGCCGCCCAGGCGCGCCCCGCTGCGCCGGTTGCGAAGGATGCGAGCACCTCGCCCGCTGTCGCGGGCGAGGCCACCGACTTCAGCGCCCGCCGCCGCGTGGCTCGGCGGCACTACCGCCATAACAACGCCGCGGGTCTCGCATTTATGGGCCTGGCGCTCGGCACGATCGGGACCATCGTGGCTGAACAGCGCCGCCGCGATTACTATCGGCAGCACTATTTTTATGGCGGTAGCCCCTACTACGGCGGCCACTATTACGGGGGTCCAGCTTATTACGGCTACGGGGTCCCGCCCTATGACGGCGATGGCTACTGGGATTACTGA
- a CDS encoding glucan exporter ATP-binding protein (product_source=TIGR01192; cath_funfam=1.20.1560.10,3.40.50.300; cog=COG1132; ko=KO:K24819; pfam=PF00005,PF00664; smart=SM00382; superfamily=52540,90123; tigrfam=TIGR01192; transmembrane_helix_parts=Inside_1_19,TMhelix_20_42,Outside_43_64,TMhelix_65_87,Inside_88_132,TMhelix_133_155,Outside_156_164,TMhelix_165_184,Inside_185_260,TMhelix_261_283,Outside_284_587) yields the protein MPLIRLYIRVLDLLGKEARLGWLLAGANLLLAIAQFAEPVLFGRIVDVLSATPAAGAEPRSPWPLLGAWVAFGLFTIVCSAVVALHADRLAHRQRQTVLTDYFEHIMQLPLTFHSGTHSGRLMKVMLQGTDALWRLWLSFFREHFAAIVSLMVLLPLSIYLNWRLAILLFVLCVIFTVLTTLVVRKTYSLQMQVEEHYGDLAARASDALGNVALVQSFVRVDAEVQGLRGVADKLLSAQLPVLSWWALVVVMTRASTTITILAIFVVGIILHGHGLASVGEIVMFVSFATMLIQKLEQVVSFINNVFMEAPRLREFFDVLDAVPAVRDRPDAIDPGRLQGLVEFNDVTFSYDGKRPAVEDVSFTALPGQTFALVGETGAGKSTAIALLHRAFDPQSGFIKIDGMDVRGMTLTSLRRNIGVVFQEALLFNRSIAENLRVGKPDATDAELRAAAEGAQALDFIERSEMKFETNAGERGRMLSGGERQRLSIARALLKNPPILILDEATSALDAVTEAKVNAALDTVMKGRTTFVIAHRLSTIRSATRILVFDKGRIVESGTFDELVENGGYFAKLAKAQFMVQEEAGTE from the coding sequence ATGCCCCTTATTCGCTTGTACATTCGCGTTCTCGATTTGCTCGGCAAGGAAGCGCGTCTCGGCTGGCTGCTCGCCGGCGCCAATTTGCTGCTGGCCATAGCGCAATTCGCCGAACCGGTCCTGTTCGGACGCATCGTTGACGTGCTGTCGGCGACACCCGCCGCCGGCGCCGAGCCGCGATCGCCCTGGCCGCTACTGGGCGCGTGGGTTGCCTTTGGATTGTTCACGATCGTCTGCAGCGCAGTGGTTGCCCTGCACGCTGATCGCCTCGCCCATCGTCAACGCCAGACGGTGCTGACTGACTATTTCGAGCACATCATGCAGCTGCCGCTGACATTCCACAGTGGCACGCATTCCGGCCGTCTCATGAAGGTGATGCTGCAAGGGACGGATGCGCTGTGGCGGCTATGGCTCAGTTTCTTCCGTGAGCACTTCGCGGCAATCGTCTCGCTGATGGTGCTGCTGCCGCTGTCGATCTACCTGAATTGGCGGTTGGCCATCCTGCTGTTCGTGCTGTGCGTCATCTTCACGGTGCTGACGACACTTGTGGTGCGCAAGACCTATAGCTTGCAGATGCAGGTCGAAGAACACTACGGCGACCTTGCCGCTCGAGCGTCCGATGCACTCGGCAACGTCGCGCTGGTGCAAAGCTTCGTGCGCGTCGATGCAGAAGTGCAGGGACTGCGTGGCGTCGCCGACAAATTGCTGTCGGCTCAGCTTCCGGTGCTGTCCTGGTGGGCACTGGTCGTGGTCATGACTCGCGCATCCACCACCATCACCATCCTCGCAATCTTCGTCGTCGGCATCATCCTGCACGGACATGGACTCGCGAGCGTCGGCGAGATCGTGATGTTCGTGAGTTTCGCCACGATGCTGATCCAGAAGCTTGAGCAGGTTGTCAGTTTCATCAACAACGTCTTCATGGAAGCCCCTCGCTTGCGCGAATTCTTCGACGTGCTCGACGCTGTTCCCGCCGTGCGTGATCGGCCGGACGCTATCGATCCAGGCCGGCTGCAAGGGCTTGTGGAATTCAACGATGTGACATTTTCCTACGATGGTAAGCGGCCGGCTGTGGAAGACGTGTCCTTCACCGCACTGCCGGGCCAAACCTTTGCACTTGTCGGCGAAACGGGGGCCGGCAAATCCACGGCGATCGCCCTACTTCACCGCGCGTTCGATCCGCAGTCCGGCTTTATAAAGATCGACGGGATGGACGTGCGGGGCATGACGCTCACCTCGCTGCGTCGAAACATTGGTGTGGTGTTTCAGGAAGCGCTGTTGTTCAACCGCTCGATTGCCGAGAACCTGCGCGTCGGCAAGCCCGACGCGACCGACGCTGAATTGCGCGCTGCAGCCGAGGGGGCTCAAGCCTTGGACTTCATAGAGCGCAGCGAGATGAAATTCGAAACGAATGCAGGGGAGCGCGGCCGCATGCTGTCCGGCGGCGAACGCCAGCGGCTGTCAATCGCACGCGCGTTGCTGAAGAATCCGCCAATCCTGATCCTCGATGAAGCGACCAGCGCTCTCGATGCGGTCACCGAGGCAAAAGTGAACGCCGCTCTCGATACTGTGATGAAGGGCCGGACGACGTTTGTGATTGCCCACCGGCTCTCGACGATTCGCAGCGCGACCAGGATCCTCGTGTTCGACAAAGGCCGCATTGTGGAAAGTGGAACGTTCGATGAACTTGTCGAAAATGGCGGCTATTTCGCCAAGCTCGCAAAGGCGCAGTTCATGGTGCAAGAGGAAGCTGGCACTGAGTAG
- a CDS encoding nitronate monooxygenase (product_source=KO:K00459; cath_funfam=3.20.20.70; cog=COG2070; ko=KO:K00459; pfam=PF03060; superfamily=51412): MSMPALFKNRLSIPVIGSPLFIVSGPDLVIAQCKAGVVGSFPALNARPAALLDEWLHRIKEELAAHDKAHPDRPSAPFAVNQIVHKSNNRLDQDLAVCEKHKVPMVITSLGAREELNQAVHAWGGITFHDVINQKFAHKAVEKGADGLVLVAAGAGGHAGALSPFAFVAETRQWFNGPIALSGAMGTGRAVRAARVLGADFAYVGSAFIATQEANAPQAYKDMIASSAAEDIVYSNLFTGVHGNYLKPSIVAAGMDPDNLPVSDPSKMSFATDASGERNKPKAWKEIWGSGQGIGSVEKVVPVSELVARLTKEYQEAVDGPL; this comes from the coding sequence ATGTCGATGCCTGCCTTGTTCAAGAATCGTCTCTCGATACCGGTGATCGGTTCACCGCTGTTTATCGTATCGGGTCCTGATCTTGTCATCGCCCAGTGCAAGGCAGGCGTTGTCGGCTCATTTCCAGCGTTGAACGCGCGTCCCGCAGCCTTGCTGGACGAATGGCTGCACCGGATCAAGGAAGAGTTAGCCGCGCACGACAAGGCGCATCCCGATCGTCCTTCCGCGCCGTTCGCCGTGAACCAGATCGTACACAAATCGAACAACCGGTTGGATCAGGATCTTGCCGTTTGTGAAAAGCACAAGGTGCCGATGGTGATCACGTCCCTTGGTGCGCGTGAGGAATTGAATCAAGCTGTTCATGCCTGGGGCGGCATCACCTTTCACGATGTCATCAACCAGAAGTTCGCGCACAAGGCGGTCGAGAAGGGCGCTGACGGTTTGGTGCTGGTTGCAGCAGGTGCTGGCGGTCACGCCGGAGCATTGTCGCCGTTCGCGTTCGTGGCCGAGACGCGGCAATGGTTCAACGGTCCGATCGCATTGTCCGGCGCGATGGGCACAGGACGTGCGGTCCGCGCTGCCCGCGTCCTTGGCGCTGATTTCGCCTACGTCGGTTCGGCGTTCATCGCGACTCAAGAAGCGAACGCTCCGCAGGCCTATAAGGACATGATCGCATCATCGGCGGCGGAAGATATCGTGTACTCCAACTTGTTTACCGGCGTTCACGGCAATTACCTGAAGCCATCTATCGTTGCCGCAGGCATGGATCCGGACAACCTTCCTGTCTCCGATCCATCGAAGATGAGCTTCGCGACCGATGCCAGCGGTGAACGTAACAAGCCTAAGGCGTGGAAGGAAATCTGGGGCAGCGGTCAAGGCATCGGCAGCGTTGAGAAGGTCGTGCCTGTTTCTGAGCTGGTTGCGCGCCTCACCAAGGAATATCAAGAAGCGGTCGACGGTCCGCTTTGA
- a CDS encoding hypothetical protein (product_source=Hypo-rule applied), giving the protein MSIRAGEIMMDVRGRQMFVAIAMSVALFGATTAAWPQQSQTQAPAAPPAQDAAPADQAAAAPEPPARGNPGLVEEIGKLLKGTPSSLTPSLPSPLQTIDGLNSSAKKATDSLSRIAPLSGQSVVVGRTMCIVASNGAPDCKSASDQLCREKGYKEGRSLDIEAAQKCSAKAYFSGGSACKTENFVTRAVCQ; this is encoded by the coding sequence ATGTCCATTCGCGCCGGCGAGATCATGATGGATGTGCGAGGTCGCCAGATGTTCGTGGCGATTGCGATGTCCGTTGCGTTGTTCGGCGCGACAACGGCGGCTTGGCCTCAGCAATCCCAGACACAGGCACCGGCTGCGCCTCCAGCACAGGATGCCGCACCGGCCGATCAGGCGGCGGCTGCCCCTGAACCGCCCGCCCGCGGCAACCCCGGCCTTGTTGAGGAAATCGGGAAGCTGCTCAAAGGCACTCCATCGAGTTTGACCCCCTCGCTGCCGTCTCCCCTGCAGACGATTGACGGCCTGAATTCCAGTGCCAAAAAAGCGACCGATAGTTTGTCCCGCATCGCGCCGCTCTCCGGGCAGTCCGTGGTTGTCGGTCGAACCATGTGTATCGTCGCATCCAATGGCGCACCCGACTGCAAGTCGGCGTCAGACCAGCTATGCAGGGAGAAGGGCTACAAGGAAGGCCGCAGCCTCGACATCGAAGCCGCCCAAAAATGCTCAGCAAAAGCCTATTTTTCGGGGGGCAGCGCGTGCAAGACAGAAAATTTCGTCACCCGCGCTGTCTGTCAGTAA
- a CDS encoding hypothetical protein (product_source=Hypo-rule applied; pfam=PF13622; superfamily=54637), which translates to MQHGGAPSALVVWAAERIPSAQPMQVVRITVDLMRPVPVAPLTFDTEVVREGRKIQLCKVSILSNGAEVVRATVLKVRSEAISLPADVVEMPIDVPGPEDGIEEPPHGSSNFINSVTLRSVRGRFLTLGPAAIWFRTNRPMVEGSENSAVMRAALSADFTNGVASIIDFAKWTFINADLTVTLARAPVGDWILLNSETTLGPDGAGIAVSRLGDVKGYFGRAIQCLVVEPRR; encoded by the coding sequence ATGCAACATGGCGGCGCGCCATCGGCACTGGTGGTCTGGGCTGCAGAGCGAATTCCGTCCGCCCAGCCGATGCAGGTGGTTCGCATCACCGTCGATCTGATGCGGCCGGTGCCAGTGGCGCCGCTGACGTTTGACACCGAGGTGGTGCGCGAAGGGCGAAAGATCCAGCTTTGCAAGGTGAGCATTCTGTCAAATGGCGCAGAAGTCGTTCGCGCTACCGTTCTCAAGGTGAGATCGGAAGCCATTTCACTCCCGGCGGATGTGGTGGAGATGCCGATCGACGTTCCGGGCCCTGAGGATGGGATTGAAGAACCGCCTCATGGATCAAGCAACTTCATCAATAGCGTGACGTTGCGATCGGTGCGAGGCCGCTTTCTGACGCTTGGTCCCGCAGCGATCTGGTTTCGCACCAATCGCCCAATGGTCGAAGGAAGTGAGAATTCCGCGGTGATGCGCGCGGCGTTGTCGGCTGATTTCACCAACGGTGTCGCGTCGATCATCGACTTTGCCAAATGGACATTTATCAACGCCGATCTCACAGTCACGCTTGCACGCGCACCCGTCGGGGACTGGATCCTGCTGAATTCGGAAACGACCTTGGGGCCGGATGGTGCCGGCATCGCCGTGTCGCGGCTTGGGGACGTCAAAGGTTATTTCGGCCGCGCCATTCAGTGTCTCGTGGTTGAGCCACGCCGCTGA
- a CDS encoding NitT/TauT family transport system substrate-binding protein (product_source=KO:K02051; cath_funfam=3.40.190.10; cog=COG0715; ko=KO:K02051; pfam=PF09084; superfamily=53850; transmembrane_helix_parts=Inside_1_47,TMhelix_48_70,Outside_71_383) encodes MNLLVSSRIQSSLQSALHDEANFGFRTLGPSGLKPSIMLKRPTTSLPAALFSLIALLCVLCSGLSGAHASTAIRFSLDRPIDGAAAPFVLASVTDLFRAEDLTVTLDSANGSDDAIARVASGASDVALADINALIRYRDKENAQSIKAVFVLYNKAPYAVIARKSRGIKSMADIEGKTIGLVDNDLAAKLWPAVARRNHIDLGKVKAEKINAAVREPMLSAGQLDAVTGLALLSAINLRDRGVPANDLTVLRFADFGCLAYGHALIVNPAFAAKNPEAVKAFLRATMSGVRMTIKSPEHAIDIVMTRMNNGSRDIELERLQASIHDNIITNEVRQNGLGGIETHRFEAAMDQIAEGYTFRKRPSSADIFDESFLPPADDRKIN; translated from the coding sequence ATGAATTTACTAGTGTCCTCTCGAATCCAAAGTTCGCTACAGAGCGCGCTGCACGATGAGGCGAACTTTGGATTCAGGACACTAGGACCTTCAGGTCTCAAGCCAAGCATCATGTTGAAGCGTCCGACTACCTCCCTCCCCGCTGCCCTCTTCTCGCTGATTGCCTTGTTATGTGTCCTCTGCTCCGGTTTAAGCGGAGCACACGCCTCAACCGCCATCCGATTTTCACTCGACCGGCCAATCGACGGCGCGGCCGCCCCGTTTGTCTTGGCTTCGGTGACAGATCTGTTCCGCGCAGAAGACCTGACGGTCACGCTCGATTCCGCCAACGGGTCGGATGATGCGATTGCGCGCGTCGCATCAGGCGCGAGCGACGTGGCGCTGGCCGACATCAATGCTTTGATCCGTTACCGCGACAAGGAAAATGCTCAATCGATCAAGGCCGTGTTCGTGCTGTATAACAAGGCCCCTTATGCCGTGATTGCGCGCAAGAGCCGCGGCATCAAATCGATGGCGGACATTGAAGGCAAGACCATCGGTCTGGTCGATAATGATCTCGCCGCGAAGCTCTGGCCCGCCGTTGCCCGTCGTAACCATATCGATCTCGGCAAAGTGAAAGCCGAAAAAATCAATGCCGCCGTGCGAGAACCTATGTTGTCAGCCGGACAACTCGATGCGGTCACCGGTTTAGCATTGCTGTCCGCGATTAACCTGCGCGATCGCGGGGTTCCTGCAAACGACCTGACGGTTCTGCGATTTGCCGACTTCGGATGTCTGGCTTACGGCCATGCACTGATCGTCAATCCCGCCTTCGCGGCGAAGAATCCTGAAGCTGTGAAAGCATTCTTGCGCGCGACGATGTCCGGCGTGCGGATGACCATCAAAAGCCCGGAACATGCGATCGACATTGTCATGACGCGAATGAACAACGGCTCGCGCGACATCGAACTCGAGCGGCTGCAGGCAAGCATTCATGACAACATTATCACCAACGAAGTGAGGCAGAATGGTCTTGGCGGGATCGAGACGCATCGCTTCGAGGCAGCAATGGATCAGATCGCGGAAGGCTACACATTTCGCAAACGCCCGTCATCGGCCGACATTTTCGATGAAAGCTTCCTGCCACCGGCAGACGACCGCAAAATCAATTAA
- a CDS encoding aerotaxis receptor (product_source=KO:K03776; cath_funfam=1.10.287.950,3.30.450.20; cog=COG0840; ko=KO:K03776; pfam=PF00015,PF08447; smart=SM00086,SM00091,SM00283,SM00304; superfamily=55785,58104; tigrfam=TIGR00229; transmembrane_helix_parts=Outside_1_167,TMhelix_168_190,Inside_191_194,TMhelix_195_217,Outside_218_564), which produces MRKNFPVTDAEYHVSDETLIVSRTDLKGKLTYVNEDFIKAAEFTSEELIGKPHNIVRHPEMPPEAFENLWDTLKAEKPWVGAVKNRRKNGGFYWVLATASPIRENGQVTGYTSIRTKLPADQRALSEEVYADIREKRSHQYRIDAGIIRKRSFFDHFGIFTRTFRARLMTLITLQAAFLLACGLLGAGVVGGTLGLFLSLLAGVGIAIGGFMGRQTIQAFQGPMHHLNETMLNLVQDKFDNRIQIMRDDEIGEALRNLQTVQTLIRFSREEVGSTQRRAEIRRKTDMSKIADSFEAAIGEIVQAVATAAAELESSATTLASNADHAQEFAARVANGSAEASSNVNSVASATEEMTASVREIGQQVQESAKMAGDAVDQVHSAAERVSALSNAAAHIGDIVEIINTIAGQTNLLALNATIEAARAGEAGRGFSVVASEVKALAEQTAKATGEIGQQISGIQAATQESVASINQIRNSIERLSGISSAIAAAIEQQGATTQEVARNVQHAAQGAQEVSSNVGNLQRGAVETGSASSQVLSAAQMLSRDSTRLKLEVNKFLESVRVA; this is translated from the coding sequence GTGCGCAAGAATTTTCCTGTTACCGACGCCGAATATCACGTGTCCGACGAGACGCTGATCGTTTCCAGGACCGATCTCAAGGGGAAGCTGACCTACGTCAATGAAGACTTCATCAAAGCGGCGGAATTCACGTCAGAGGAGCTGATAGGGAAGCCGCACAACATCGTGCGCCATCCGGAAATGCCGCCGGAAGCTTTCGAGAATCTATGGGATACGCTGAAGGCTGAGAAGCCCTGGGTCGGAGCGGTCAAAAACCGTCGTAAGAACGGCGGCTTCTATTGGGTGCTGGCAACCGCCTCGCCAATCCGGGAGAATGGGCAAGTCACGGGTTATACCTCGATCCGGACCAAGCTGCCGGCCGATCAGCGCGCATTGTCGGAAGAAGTCTACGCAGACATCCGAGAGAAAAGGTCGCATCAATACCGGATCGATGCCGGAATTATTCGGAAACGATCGTTCTTCGATCATTTTGGGATTTTCACGCGCACGTTTCGGGCGAGACTGATGACCCTGATCACGCTCCAGGCCGCGTTTTTGCTCGCCTGCGGCCTGCTCGGCGCGGGCGTCGTCGGTGGAACTTTAGGCCTTTTTCTGAGCCTTCTTGCCGGAGTCGGGATCGCCATCGGCGGATTCATGGGACGCCAGACCATTCAGGCGTTTCAAGGTCCGATGCATCATTTGAACGAGACGATGCTGAATCTGGTACAGGACAAATTCGACAATCGAATCCAGATCATGCGCGACGACGAGATCGGCGAGGCCCTCCGCAACCTTCAGACCGTACAAACGCTTATTCGTTTCAGTCGGGAGGAGGTCGGTTCCACGCAACGCCGAGCCGAGATCCGGCGCAAGACGGACATGTCCAAGATCGCGGATTCCTTTGAAGCGGCAATCGGCGAGATCGTCCAGGCTGTCGCGACGGCAGCCGCGGAGCTCGAATCATCGGCGACGACCCTTGCGTCGAACGCGGATCATGCTCAGGAATTCGCCGCGCGCGTTGCCAACGGGTCGGCGGAGGCATCGTCCAATGTCAACTCTGTCGCCTCGGCGACGGAAGAGATGACGGCCTCGGTTCGTGAGATCGGCCAACAGGTGCAGGAATCGGCGAAAATGGCAGGGGATGCCGTCGATCAGGTCCATTCTGCGGCAGAGCGCGTCAGCGCGCTTTCGAACGCCGCGGCGCACATCGGAGACATTGTCGAGATCATCAACACTATTGCGGGCCAAACCAACCTCCTGGCCCTCAATGCCACGATCGAGGCCGCAAGAGCCGGAGAAGCAGGTCGCGGGTTTTCGGTCGTTGCCTCGGAAGTGAAAGCGCTGGCGGAACAAACCGCCAAAGCGACCGGTGAGATCGGTCAGCAGATCAGCGGTATCCAAGCCGCCACTCAGGAATCCGTCGCCTCGATCAACCAGATCAGAAATTCGATCGAGCGGCTTTCGGGAATCTCCTCCGCGATTGCAGCGGCGATAGAGCAGCAGGGAGCGACGACCCAGGAGGTTGCCCGAAACGTCCAACATGCAGCTCAAGGGGCGCAGGAAGTATCCTCGAATGTGGGCAATCTGCAGCGCGGGGCTGTGGAAACAGGATCCGCGTCGTCCCAGGTGTTGTCGGCTGCTCAAATGCTTTCGCGCGACAGCACCAGACTCAAGCTGGAAGTGAACAAGTTCTTGGAGTCGGTCCGGGTTGCATAG